Proteins encoded together in one Streptomyces sp. TLI_171 window:
- a CDS encoding nucleotide pyrophosphohydrolase, whose translation MSDDLTVPELQRRLAEFAAARSWQPFHTPKNLASALNVEAGELLEIFQWLTPEQSAAVMADGTTAHQVRDEVADVLAYLLQLCTVLEVDPLRALAEKIERNERRFPAA comes from the coding sequence ATGAGCGACGACCTGACGGTGCCCGAACTCCAGCGGCGGCTGGCCGAGTTCGCGGCCGCCCGGAGCTGGCAGCCCTTCCACACCCCGAAGAACCTTGCCTCGGCGTTGAACGTCGAGGCCGGCGAACTGCTGGAGATCTTCCAGTGGTTGACGCCCGAGCAGTCCGCGGCGGTGATGGCCGACGGGACGACGGCGCACCAGGTCCGCGACGAGGTCGCGGACGTGCTGGCGTACCTGCTGCAGCTGTGCACCGTGCTGGAGGTGGACCCGCTGCGGGCACTGGCGGAGAAGATCGAACGCAACGAGCGGAGATTCCCGGCAGCCTGA
- a CDS encoding AAA family ATPase — MTSEAPVAPPPTTGPIGAPAPALAPAQQVKRPTVEELRLTSFKSYRRATLPMSPLTVLHGPSGAGKSNALDALSVLSRLALGEEIRPSLDGVGGLSGPLAVPVRGGLAGCVPHGRNAVILGCTVRSCVGTIRLEVVVRTDERVRIAREWLTLDGRTLMETGEQDLGRGRVNVTWHNDSRQGDIRAPLPSGSLITAQLPLRVAGSSNGERKVLAASEQLLTALREVFALHPVPAAMRGWGRPEPEARLLGTAANISAVLGRLKQECQRRWARLLRAVQAAAPHPLLGLDVARRGEGDRQRLLAVFDEGVLGRTGADQASDGMLRLLAFAAVLLTGAGVIDVDPAAEVPDAHRQLVLLAEDLGAGLAAEQVTALLRLAREVTGKGDIRLLAALQEPGPALALDGIELVECRRDPATGHSLLRRADPAARVPVQGSARDDAPVVDLGE, encoded by the coding sequence GTGACCAGCGAAGCCCCCGTGGCCCCACCCCCGACGACCGGCCCGATCGGCGCTCCCGCGCCCGCACTCGCGCCCGCCCAGCAGGTGAAGCGCCCCACCGTCGAGGAACTGCGGCTGACCTCCTTCAAGTCCTACCGGCGCGCCACCCTCCCGATGTCGCCGCTGACCGTGCTGCACGGGCCGTCCGGGGCGGGCAAGTCCAATGCGCTGGACGCGCTGAGCGTGCTCTCCCGGCTGGCCCTCGGCGAGGAGATCAGGCCCTCGCTGGACGGCGTCGGCGGGCTGAGCGGCCCGCTCGCCGTGCCGGTCCGCGGCGGGCTGGCCGGCTGCGTGCCGCACGGGCGCAACGCGGTCATCCTGGGCTGCACCGTGCGCTCCTGCGTCGGGACGATCCGGCTGGAGGTGGTGGTGCGCACCGACGAGCGGGTCAGGATCGCCCGCGAGTGGCTCACCCTGGACGGCCGGACGCTGATGGAGACCGGCGAGCAGGATCTCGGCCGCGGCCGGGTCAACGTCACCTGGCACAACGACTCCCGGCAGGGCGACATCCGCGCCCCGCTGCCCAGCGGCAGCCTGATCACCGCCCAACTGCCGCTCCGGGTGGCCGGATCGTCCAACGGCGAACGCAAGGTGCTGGCCGCGTCCGAGCAACTGCTCACCGCGCTGCGCGAGGTCTTCGCCCTGCACCCGGTGCCCGCCGCGATGCGCGGCTGGGGCCGCCCGGAACCGGAGGCCAGGCTGCTCGGCACCGCCGCCAACATCTCCGCCGTCCTCGGCCGGCTCAAGCAGGAGTGCCAGCGCCGCTGGGCCCGGCTGCTGCGCGCCGTCCAGGCGGCCGCCCCGCACCCGCTGCTCGGCCTCGACGTGGCCCGGCGCGGCGAGGGCGACCGCCAGCGGCTGCTCGCCGTCTTCGACGAGGGCGTGCTCGGCCGGACCGGCGCCGACCAGGCCTCCGACGGCATGCTGCGACTGCTCGCCTTCGCGGCCGTCCTGCTCACCGGCGCCGGCGTGATCGACGTCGACCCGGCCGCCGAAGTCCCGGACGCCCACCGTCAGTTGGTGCTGCTCGCGGAGGACCTCGGGGCGGGCCTGGCGGCCGAGCAGGTCACCGCGCTGCTGCGGCTGGCCCGCGAGGTCACCGGCAAGGGCGACATCCGGCTGCTCGCCGCGCTGCAGGAACCCGGCCCGGCGCTCGCCCTGGACGGCATCGAGCTGGTGGAGTGCCGGCGCGATCCGGCCACCGGCCACAGCCTGCTGCGCCGCGCCGACCCGGCCGCCCGGGTGCCGGTCCAGGGCAGCGCGCGCGACGACGCGCCGGTGGTAGACCTGGGGGAATGA